A stretch of the Nitratifractor salsuginis DSM 16511 genome encodes the following:
- a CDS encoding YebC/PmpR family DNA-binding transcriptional regulator encodes MGRAFEYRKAAKLKRWGQMSRIFPKLGRMITIAAKEGGSPDPEMNAKLRTAIANAKAQNMPKENIEAAIKRAFNKDAADIKEIAYEAKGPHGTLMYIECATDNPTRTVANVKAILVRNGGELLTSGSLDFMFSRKAVFEFDKKPDLDLEELELDLIDYGLEEIEEDKIPQENGEDKEIIRLYGDYKDFGSLSKALEERGIEVTKAQLQRIPSTPLELSDEEMDDVTNLVDKLEDDDDVQVVYTNLA; translated from the coding sequence ATGGGACGAGCTTTTGAATACCGCAAAGCAGCCAAACTCAAGCGCTGGGGGCAAATGTCGCGCATCTTCCCCAAACTGGGGCGTATGATCACCATCGCCGCCAAAGAAGGGGGCTCTCCCGACCCGGAGATGAACGCCAAACTCCGCACCGCCATCGCCAACGCCAAAGCCCAGAATATGCCCAAAGAGAATATCGAAGCGGCGATCAAGCGGGCGTTTAACAAGGATGCGGCCGATATCAAGGAGATCGCCTACGAAGCCAAGGGGCCCCACGGCACCCTGATGTATATCGAGTGCGCCACCGACAACCCCACCCGTACCGTCGCCAATGTCAAAGCGATCCTGGTGCGCAACGGTGGGGAGCTGCTCACCAGCGGTTCTCTTGATTTTATGTTCAGCCGCAAAGCGGTCTTCGAATTCGACAAAAAGCCCGATCTGGACCTCGAAGAGTTGGAGCTGGATCTCATCGATTACGGTCTGGAAGAGATCGAAGAGGACAAAATTCCCCAGGAGAACGGCGAAGACAAAGAGATCATCCGTCTCTACGGAGATTACAAAGATTTCGGCAGCCTCTCCAAGGCCCTCGAAGAGCGGGGGATCGAAGTGACCAAAGCCCAGCTCCAGCGTATCCCCAGCACGCCTCTGGAGCTCAGCGACGAAGAGATGGACGATGTAACCAACCTGGTGGACAAACTCGAAGATGACGACGATGTCCAGGTGGTCTACACCAATCTGGCCTAA
- a CDS encoding tRNA pseudouridine(13) synthase TruD: MNHTYAGDFAPFSFRFFQSVERFYVEEIPLAPATGRGEYLLLKLRKQDLSTSRLLNILSAATGASEREIGYAGLKDKAATTIQYFTLPIRYEKGLKNLKTERVELLQKQRTRHPLKTGALLGNRFRIFLDRIDEKEAARLLDEARKMEEFGLPNYFGYQRFGEDGLAWEQGRAIAHSGKRLKGSRERLLVAAWQSRLFNQWLSRRVAASRLIRERSIRDASHKLQWPLELVEALKKQPQFFKLFGGDLLRDRKTQKLFSCKDPLASSRPFKEKRVTVTGLLPGAKVWRARQDARHLEAPYDDEELTALPGDRRDAWIWPGDVGGEYDKKRRGLWLEFTLPPGAYATTLLEELAQHPLAPEPSHSRKRKG; this comes from the coding sequence ATGAATCATACCTATGCCGGGGATTTTGCCCCTTTTTCCTTTCGTTTTTTCCAAAGTGTTGAGCGTTTTTATGTCGAAGAGATCCCTCTTGCTCCCGCTACCGGACGGGGAGAGTACCTGCTGCTCAAACTCCGCAAACAGGATCTGAGCACTTCCCGCTTGCTCAACATTCTCAGCGCCGCCACCGGGGCCAGTGAGCGGGAGATCGGCTACGCCGGCCTCAAAGACAAGGCCGCCACCACCATCCAGTATTTCACCCTCCCCATCCGTTATGAAAAGGGGCTCAAAAATCTCAAGACGGAACGGGTGGAGCTTTTGCAGAAGCAACGCACCCGCCATCCCCTCAAGACCGGGGCCCTGCTCGGCAACCGTTTCAGGATCTTTCTGGATCGGATCGACGAAAAGGAGGCCGCACGTCTGCTCGATGAGGCTCGAAAAATGGAGGAATTCGGCCTCCCCAACTACTTCGGCTACCAGCGTTTTGGAGAAGACGGCCTGGCCTGGGAACAGGGACGCGCCATCGCCCACTCGGGCAAACGGCTCAAGGGAAGCCGGGAGCGCCTCCTCGTCGCCGCGTGGCAAAGCCGGCTTTTCAACCAGTGGCTCAGCCGCCGTGTCGCCGCTAGCCGACTTATCCGGGAACGCTCCATCCGTGATGCCTCCCACAAGCTCCAATGGCCCCTAGAGCTTGTCGAAGCGTTGAAAAAACAACCTCAATTCTTCAAACTCTTCGGCGGCGATCTCCTTCGGGACCGGAAGACCCAAAAGCTCTTTAGCTGCAAAGACCCGCTGGCCTCCTCCCGGCCCTTCAAAGAGAAGAGAGTGACTGTCACCGGGCTCCTCCCCGGAGCGAAAGTCTGGCGGGCCCGGCAGGATGCCCGGCACCTGGAGGCGCCCTACGACGACGAAGAGCTCACCGCCCTGCCCGGCGACCGCAGAGATGCCTGGATCTGGCCCGGGGATGTCGGCGGCGAATACGACAAAAAGCGCCGCGGGCTTTGGCTGGAATTCACCCTGCCTCCCGGTGCCTATGCCACCACCCTGCTCGAAGAGCTGGCCCAGCACCCTCTGGCACCCGAACCTTCACACTCCAGGAAGCGCAAAGGATGA
- a CDS encoding alpha/beta hydrolase has protein sequence MRAAGLLALFLLALYLGGMLWLYLFQRRILFHPTRETRPQKGFFLRLPGGKVWVEVRHSGREKALLYFPGNSEHWWDDPDTIAAHLPDLTLYFLHYPGYGASEGAPSQETIYQAALALYDHIASRHSLVDVVGRSLGSGVALHLAANRPIHRLVLITPYDSIAALGQRRYPLFPVRWLSKDPFEAIREAPDVYAPTLILLAEHDSIIPPKHSRRLIRALRGAKVFVETLPGTTHGDIVDSPRFWPLLRDFLSDTPEKS, from the coding sequence ATGAGAGCGGCGGGCCTCCTGGCACTCTTCCTGCTTGCACTCTATCTCGGCGGAATGCTCTGGCTCTATCTCTTTCAGCGAAGGATCCTCTTCCACCCCACCCGTGAAACCCGACCCCAAAAGGGGTTCTTCCTCCGCCTCCCCGGTGGAAAAGTCTGGGTCGAAGTCCGCCATTCGGGCCGGGAAAAGGCTCTGCTCTATTTCCCCGGCAACTCCGAGCACTGGTGGGATGATCCCGACACTATCGCCGCACACCTGCCCGACCTTACCCTCTATTTTCTCCACTACCCCGGCTACGGGGCCAGTGAGGGCGCTCCCTCCCAGGAGACTATCTACCAAGCCGCACTGGCCCTCTATGACCACATAGCTTCCCGTCACAGCCTCGTCGACGTCGTCGGACGGAGCCTTGGCAGCGGCGTCGCCCTCCATCTGGCGGCAAATAGACCAATTCATCGACTGGTGCTGATCACCCCCTACGACTCCATCGCCGCACTGGGTCAGAGGCGTTACCCCCTCTTTCCCGTCCGATGGCTCAGCAAGGACCCCTTCGAAGCGATCCGGGAAGCCCCCGACGTTTATGCCCCTACTCTAATCCTTCTGGCTGAGCACGATTCGATCATCCCCCCAAAGCATAGCCGCCGCCTGATCCGGGCATTGAGAGGGGCAAAGGTCTTCGTCGAAACCCTTCCGGGCACTACCCACGGCGATATCGTCGATTCACCCCGATTCTGGCCGTTGCTTCGGGACTTTTTGAGCGATACACCCGAAAAAAGCTGA
- a CDS encoding M3 family metallopeptidase, producing MFQTFTLKDQELNDFPQRLEELLKRHKEAINTLAASESDGYEAVLKPMEDLDEERSLFFTPLSHLNSVLNSEATQKAYEASLPLLSRFHSEIAQNEALYTKLKRLQARTPEQRKVLENEIRDFRLSGAELPLDKKKELESIDLELSELSNRFSQNLLDATKAYELIIEDPEDVAGIPESDLAAARFEEDGKVQWRFTLQIPSYLAYMTYGPNRQLREELYRAYTTRAPENAQVIDRILELRQQKAKLLGFDNYAEYALQTRDARDEWEVTDFLEKLTELSLPQGRAELEELRRFARELDGIEDLASYDVAYYGEKLKKHLYDFDESETKPYLEQQAVLNGLLQIVSELFGMRFEAMEVPRWHPSVKAYDIYRAEELSGRIYFDLEARKEKRGGAWMHDWETRFIDSRGEDHLPSAFVVANFPPASEDQPSLLRHDDVVTLFHEMGHAIHHLFSRVPERSVSGINGVAWDVVEFPSQFLENFAYEAPILRRFARHYQTGEAMPEELLAKIKAAKNFQAALGMLRQLEFALFDFKLHQRLYQGDEVQELLDWVREKTALLKPPAYNRFQHGFAHIFAGGYAAGYYSYKWAEVLSADAFFACLDPEGNFDRKMAQGYYEHILSRGGSEEMSSLYQQWLGRKARLESLIRLYGME from the coding sequence ATGTTTCAAACTTTTACGCTGAAAGATCAGGAACTCAACGATTTTCCCCAGCGCCTCGAAGAGCTGCTCAAACGCCACAAAGAGGCCATCAATACCCTGGCGGCCTCCGAGAGCGACGGCTACGAAGCGGTCCTCAAGCCGATGGAGGATCTGGATGAGGAGCGGAGCCTCTTTTTTACCCCCCTCTCGCATCTCAACAGTGTCCTCAACTCCGAAGCGACCCAGAAGGCTTACGAAGCCTCTCTCCCCCTGCTGAGCCGGTTCCACAGCGAAATTGCCCAGAACGAAGCCCTCTATACCAAGCTCAAGCGGCTGCAGGCCCGCACGCCTGAGCAGCGAAAGGTCCTGGAAAACGAGATCAGGGACTTTCGCCTCAGCGGTGCCGAGCTTCCTCTGGATAAGAAAAAGGAGCTCGAAAGCATCGACCTGGAGCTGAGTGAACTCTCCAACCGCTTCAGCCAAAACCTGCTCGATGCCACCAAGGCTTATGAGCTCATCATCGAAGATCCCGAGGATGTAGCCGGGATCCCCGAGAGCGATCTGGCCGCCGCCCGTTTCGAAGAGGATGGCAAGGTCCAGTGGCGCTTCACGCTCCAGATCCCCAGCTATCTGGCCTATATGACCTACGGCCCCAATCGTCAGTTGAGAGAAGAGCTCTATCGTGCCTACACCACCCGGGCCCCTGAGAATGCCCAGGTGATCGACCGGATCCTGGAGCTGCGGCAGCAGAAAGCCAAGTTACTGGGCTTTGACAACTATGCCGAGTATGCCCTGCAAACGCGGGACGCCCGGGATGAGTGGGAAGTGACCGACTTTTTGGAAAAACTCACCGAGCTCTCCCTCCCCCAGGGGCGTGCCGAGCTCGAGGAGCTGCGGCGTTTTGCCCGGGAACTCGACGGGATCGAAGACCTGGCCAGCTACGATGTCGCCTACTACGGCGAAAAGCTCAAAAAGCACCTCTACGACTTCGACGAGAGTGAAACCAAACCCTATCTCGAACAGCAAGCCGTCCTGAACGGGCTTCTGCAGATCGTCAGCGAACTCTTCGGGATGCGCTTCGAAGCGATGGAGGTCCCCCGCTGGCACCCCAGCGTCAAAGCCTACGATATTTACCGCGCCGAAGAGCTCTCCGGGCGTATCTACTTCGACCTGGAAGCCCGCAAAGAGAAGCGTGGCGGCGCGTGGATGCACGACTGGGAGACCCGTTTCATAGACAGCCGGGGGGAGGACCATCTCCCCAGCGCCTTCGTCGTGGCCAACTTCCCACCCGCAAGCGAGGATCAGCCCAGCCTTCTGCGCCACGACGATGTGGTGACCCTCTTTCACGAGATGGGACACGCCATCCATCATCTCTTCAGCCGGGTTCCCGAGCGCTCCGTCAGCGGGATCAACGGCGTCGCCTGGGATGTGGTGGAGTTCCCCAGCCAGTTTTTGGAGAATTTTGCCTACGAAGCGCCGATCCTGCGCCGCTTCGCCCGCCACTATCAAACGGGTGAAGCGATGCCCGAGGAGCTCCTGGCCAAGATCAAAGCCGCCAAGAATTTCCAGGCGGCACTGGGGATGCTGCGCCAGCTGGAGTTCGCCCTCTTCGATTTCAAGCTTCACCAGCGCCTCTATCAGGGAGATGAAGTCCAGGAGCTCCTCGACTGGGTCCGGGAGAAAACGGCGCTGCTGAAGCCCCCCGCCTACAACCGCTTCCAGCACGGATTCGCCCACATCTTCGCCGGAGGCTACGCCGCGGGCTACTACAGCTACAAATGGGCCGAAGTCCTCAGCGCCGACGCCTTTTTCGCCTGCCTCGACCCGGAGGGGAATTTCGACCGGAAAATGGCCCAGGGCTACTACGAGCATATTCTCAGCCGCGGCGGCAGCGAAGAGATGAGCAGCCTCTACCAGCAATGGCTCGGCCGCAAAGCCAGGCTCGAATCCCTGATCCGCCTCTACGGGATGGAGTGA
- a CDS encoding DUF4177 domain-containing protein translates to MYEYKAVLYQESMLGSLLLGQSKIDPVRFSAFLNANAEDGWEVVTMEKDIRRMLLFWSREGYVVIMKREKRS, encoded by the coding sequence ATGTATGAATATAAAGCTGTACTCTATCAAGAGAGTATGCTCGGTTCCCTCCTGCTGGGACAGTCCAAGATCGATCCGGTGCGTTTCAGCGCCTTTCTCAACGCCAATGCCGAGGACGGGTGGGAAGTGGTGACGATGGAAAAGGATATACGCAGGATGCTCCTTTTTTGGAGTCGTGAAGGGTATGTCGTCATTATGAAAAGGGAGAAACGCTCGTGA
- the lepA gene encoding translation elongation factor 4, with the protein MAAKVPQSHIRNFSIIAHIDHGKSTLADRIIQECGAVTDREMSAQLMDTMDIERERGITIKAQSVRLDYVKDGEHYVLNLIDTPGHVDFSYEVSRSLASCEGALLVVDAAQGVEAQTIANVYIAIENDLELIPVVNKIDLPAADPDRVLTELEEAIGIDATEHALVSAKTGQGVKELIDMIVEKIPAPAGDEEASAKALIYDSWFDNYLGALALVRVFDGTIEKGQKVRIMGTGEEHQVLDLMYPHPIKPIKTQSLSAGEVGIVVTGLKTVEALQVGDTITDAKNPTAEPIGGFEPAKPFVFAGIYPIETDKFEDLRDALNKLKLNDAALTFEPESSAALGSGFRVGFLGMLHMEVVKERLEREFGLELIATAPSVVYKVKLTNGEEITIQNPSEMPDASKIDTIYEPYVKATILTPNDYVGNLIKLLNDRRGIQVKMDYLNENRVLMEYDIPMNEIVMDFYDRLKTVTKGYASFDYEPIGFRPGDLVKLDIRVAGEVVDALSIIVPRDKARSRGLAFVEKLKELIPRQLFEVAIQASIGNTVIARSNVKSMGKNVTAKCYGGDITRKRKLLEKQKAGKKRMKAIGKVNVPQEAFMAVLKIDED; encoded by the coding sequence TTGGCCGCCAAAGTTCCCCAGTCCCATATCCGTAACTTCTCCATCATCGCCCATATCGACCACGGCAAATCGACCCTGGCCGACCGAATCATCCAGGAGTGCGGTGCTGTCACCGATCGGGAGATGAGTGCCCAGCTGATGGATACGATGGATATCGAGCGGGAGCGGGGGATTACTATCAAGGCCCAGTCGGTGCGCCTGGACTATGTCAAAGACGGGGAGCATTATGTTCTCAACCTTATCGATACTCCGGGCCACGTGGACTTCTCCTACGAAGTGAGCCGCTCCCTGGCCTCCTGCGAAGGGGCTCTGCTGGTCGTCGATGCCGCCCAGGGAGTTGAGGCTCAGACTATCGCCAACGTCTACATCGCCATAGAGAACGACCTGGAGCTGATCCCCGTCGTCAACAAGATCGACCTCCCTGCCGCCGATCCCGACCGGGTCTTGACGGAATTGGAAGAGGCGATCGGCATCGACGCCACGGAGCATGCCCTGGTCTCCGCCAAGACGGGCCAGGGGGTCAAAGAGCTCATTGATATGATCGTGGAGAAGATCCCCGCTCCCGCGGGGGATGAAGAGGCCTCGGCCAAGGCGCTGATCTACGACAGCTGGTTCGACAATTACCTGGGGGCCCTGGCGCTGGTCCGGGTCTTCGACGGGACCATCGAGAAGGGCCAGAAGGTCCGGATCATGGGTACCGGCGAAGAACATCAGGTGCTGGATCTGATGTATCCCCACCCCATCAAGCCGATCAAGACCCAGAGCCTCTCTGCCGGAGAGGTTGGGATCGTGGTCACGGGCCTCAAGACCGTCGAAGCCCTGCAGGTGGGGGATACCATCACCGATGCCAAGAACCCCACCGCTGAGCCGATCGGAGGCTTCGAACCCGCCAAACCCTTTGTTTTCGCCGGGATCTACCCCATCGAGACCGACAAATTCGAAGACCTGCGCGACGCGCTGAACAAGCTCAAGCTCAACGACGCCGCATTGACCTTCGAGCCCGAATCCTCCGCGGCCCTGGGGTCGGGATTCCGGGTCGGTTTCCTGGGGATGCTCCATATGGAAGTGGTCAAAGAGCGGCTGGAGCGGGAGTTCGGCCTGGAGCTCATCGCCACCGCTCCCAGCGTCGTCTATAAGGTCAAGCTCACCAACGGCGAGGAGATCACGATCCAGAACCCCTCCGAGATGCCCGACGCTTCCAAGATCGACACCATCTACGAACCCTACGTCAAAGCGACGATTCTGACGCCCAACGACTATGTGGGCAACCTGATCAAGCTCCTCAACGACCGCCGGGGGATTCAGGTCAAGATGGATTATCTCAATGAGAACCGGGTGTTGATGGAGTACGATATTCCGATGAACGAGATCGTGATGGACTTTTACGACCGGCTAAAAACGGTTACCAAAGGCTACGCCAGTTTCGACTACGAGCCCATCGGCTTCCGGCCGGGAGACCTGGTGAAGCTGGATATCCGTGTCGCCGGTGAAGTGGTCGATGCCCTCTCGATCATCGTCCCCAGGGACAAGGCACGCAGCCGGGGCCTGGCCTTCGTGGAGAAGCTCAAAGAGCTGATCCCCCGACAACTCTTCGAAGTGGCGATCCAGGCGAGCATCGGCAACACCGTCATCGCCCGCTCCAACGTCAAATCGATGGGCAAAAACGTCACCGCCAAATGCTACGGCGGCGATATTACCCGGAAGCGAAAGCTCCTGGAGAAGCAGAAAGCCGGTAAGAAGCGGATGAAGGCGATCGGAAAGGTCAATGTGCCCCAGGAGGCCTTTATGGCCGTATTGAAAATCGATGAGGATTAA
- a CDS encoding putative bifunctional diguanylate cyclase/phosphodiesterase: protein MHRLLERILRKEGLSPERAPDPDKWRSFLKKIERFFISADEDRYLLERSLEISSQEMQELIARSKEDSRQRITALVSAIPDLIFYVAEDGRYLDILSRNNDSFLYLPREQIIGRKISEIFPQGYAVFFMNAIREAIQSNTLQIIEYSMPVQGEKQYFEARIMPTNLKEEGKKTVVAIVRDMTASKRSTDYLNVIKKIFEDATEGIFITSYDGSYVEANEAFYHILGLEDKALPGIRLDDFQSLVDPRTYQHIVQSLEIDKSFHGEVQIRNESGHDKLIWLTIDTIYNEYGEVEYRVAMLTDISELQRSREKLRYTATHDILTRLPNRALLFERLDEVLNQSQSNGSEGALFFIDLDNFKIINDTVGHAVGDKVLVECVERIMRVIRREDIFGRLGGDEFLLIVENIKDHDVPMYLAQKILEEIRKPMEFEGERFEISASIGIAVFPKDSLEREELIRFADMAMYRAKQEGKNRFCYYSTKMDQAIRKYHQIERQLKEALNSEGFYLIYQPQVDIASGKIVGVEALLRVDEYIALDFNPSEFIPIAEESELINRIGEWVFHESCRQVRHWLDESGTAPLVAINLSRRRLLDEYFPERLTEIIAGYDLEPCHFELEITETIFSQMSESNCQVISRLQEMGFLIAIDDFGTGYSSLANLKHFNVDKLKVDRSFVSDIAKNESDRAITEASVNLAHSLGLKVIAEGVETREQLEILREMGCDEMQGHLFSPPIPPEKIQQMILEHSLENLW from the coding sequence ATGCATCGATTACTTGAACGAATTTTGAGAAAAGAGGGGCTTAGTCCCGAGCGTGCCCCCGATCCGGATAAATGGAGAAGTTTTCTCAAAAAGATAGAACGGTTTTTCATCAGCGCTGATGAAGACCGTTATCTCCTGGAACGCTCCCTGGAGATTTCTTCTCAGGAGATGCAGGAGCTTATCGCTCGCTCGAAGGAGGATTCCCGGCAGCGGATCACTGCATTAGTCAGTGCCATACCCGACTTGATCTTTTACGTGGCGGAAGACGGAAGATACCTTGATATCCTCTCAAGAAATAATGATAGTTTTCTCTATCTTCCTAGAGAACAGATTATCGGAAGAAAAATTTCGGAAATTTTTCCTCAAGGCTATGCTGTTTTTTTTATGAACGCCATCCGGGAAGCGATCCAAAGTAATACCCTTCAAATCATCGAATACAGTATGCCGGTTCAAGGTGAAAAGCAATACTTCGAAGCACGAATTATGCCGACTAATTTGAAAGAGGAGGGTAAAAAGACCGTTGTGGCCATTGTACGTGATATGACGGCATCCAAACGCTCAACAGACTATCTCAATGTAATCAAGAAGATTTTTGAAGATGCGACGGAAGGAATCTTTATCACATCCTATGACGGATCTTATGTCGAGGCGAATGAAGCTTTTTACCACATCCTCGGTCTGGAGGACAAAGCTCTACCCGGTATCAGACTGGATGATTTCCAATCTCTGGTAGATCCCCGGACTTATCAGCATATAGTTCAAAGTCTGGAAATAGATAAATCTTTCCACGGCGAGGTACAGATTCGCAATGAATCGGGGCATGATAAATTGATCTGGTTGACCATTGATACGATTTACAATGAATATGGAGAAGTTGAATATCGTGTGGCGATGTTGACCGATATTTCCGAATTGCAGAGATCCAGAGAAAAACTTCGTTACACCGCCACCCACGATATACTGACGAGGCTTCCCAACCGGGCTCTGCTCTTCGAGCGGTTGGACGAGGTATTAAATCAGAGTCAGAGCAACGGTTCAGAGGGAGCACTCTTTTTTATCGATTTGGACAATTTCAAAATCATTAACGATACGGTCGGTCATGCGGTTGGAGATAAAGTTTTGGTTGAGTGTGTCGAACGCATTATGCGTGTTATAAGAAGGGAAGATATCTTCGGTAGGCTCGGCGGTGATGAATTTTTGTTGATCGTTGAAAATATCAAGGATCATGATGTGCCGATGTATCTTGCACAGAAAATACTTGAGGAAATACGCAAACCGATGGAGTTTGAAGGGGAGAGATTTGAGATTAGCGCCAGCATCGGTATTGCGGTTTTCCCCAAAGACAGTTTGGAGAGAGAAGAGCTTATCCGTTTTGCCGATATGGCAATGTACCGTGCCAAACAAGAGGGGAAAAACCGATTTTGCTACTATTCCACAAAGATGGATCAAGCTATCAGAAAGTACCATCAGATCGAGCGTCAATTGAAAGAGGCCCTCAACTCAGAGGGTTTCTATCTGATCTATCAGCCTCAAGTAGATATTGCATCGGGGAAGATTGTTGGGGTCGAGGCACTTTTGAGGGTTGACGAGTACATCGCTCTCGATTTTAATCCGTCAGAATTTATCCCAATTGCTGAGGAGAGTGAACTGATCAATCGGATCGGTGAGTGGGTCTTTCACGAATCTTGCCGCCAAGTGAGGCATTGGCTCGATGAGTCGGGTACGGCACCTTTGGTGGCAATCAACCTCTCCCGACGTCGACTTTTGGATGAGTATTTCCCTGAAAGATTGACTGAAATTATTGCAGGATACGATCTTGAACCCTGCCACTTTGAATTGGAGATCACCGAGACAATCTTCTCACAGATGAGTGAATCAAATTGTCAAGTGATCTCCCGTTTGCAAGAAATGGGTTTTTTGATTGCCATCGATGATTTCGGCACAGGCTACTCTTCTTTGGCCAATCTGAAACATTTCAATGTCGACAAGCTCAAGGTTGATCGTTCTTTCGTGTCGGACATAGCAAAAAACGAATCGGATCGAGCCATTACCGAAGCCTCGGTTAATTTGGCTCACAGCCTGGGCCTGAAGGTTATCGCTGAGGGGGTTGAGACACGAGAGCAGTTGGAGATTCTGCGTGAGATGGGCTGTGATGAAATGCAGGGACATCTCTTTTCTCCCCCTATACCTCCTGAGAAGATTCAGCAAATGATATTAGAACACTCTTTGGAAAATCTATGGTAA
- a CDS encoding FIST signal transduction protein gives MRTELYTFRGTWNRPLNLDFDSCNTLILAFGAMGRDHKIDTALQELRDTFPRSVIAGCSSAGEIYEEELLENSLVVAVAKFEKTEIRKVEEPIHTPEDSRKIGEKIARELLDSRLKGVLILSEGLMINATELTRGLNNVLPEEVTVAGGLAADGARFEITFILDERGRPTPELITAVGFYGEEIQFLSSFRGGWDKFGIEREITSARENVLYTLNDEPALAVYKKYLGKYSKDLPASGLLFPLGIRESLDSEEIKVRTILGVDEKEQSITFAGELPEGGYASFMKANVERLIDAAYEAGEDILPVSRHKGEALLIAVSCVGRKLLLKQRTEEELEAIMELMPEGAHQIGFYAYGEISTNESGRCDLHNQTMTLSLIMEE, from the coding sequence GTGAGAACAGAACTATACACTTTTCGTGGAACGTGGAATCGCCCATTGAATTTGGATTTTGATTCGTGTAATACCCTGATTCTTGCTTTTGGGGCGATGGGGAGGGATCATAAAATCGATACCGCCTTGCAAGAGCTTCGAGATACTTTTCCCCGTAGTGTCATAGCCGGATGTTCCAGTGCCGGTGAAATTTATGAAGAGGAACTATTGGAGAATAGTCTCGTTGTAGCGGTTGCCAAGTTTGAGAAGACTGAAATTCGCAAGGTTGAAGAGCCGATTCATACACCGGAGGATTCCCGTAAGATTGGAGAAAAGATCGCTCGGGAACTTTTGGATTCTCGTTTGAAAGGGGTGTTGATTCTCTCAGAAGGTTTGATGATCAATGCCACGGAGTTGACCAGAGGCCTGAACAATGTATTACCCGAAGAGGTGACGGTTGCGGGTGGCCTCGCCGCCGACGGGGCGCGATTCGAAATCACTTTTATCCTGGATGAGAGGGGCAGACCGACACCGGAACTGATTACAGCCGTCGGGTTTTATGGGGAGGAGATACAGTTTCTTTCCAGCTTTCGGGGGGGATGGGACAAATTCGGAATCGAGAGGGAGATTACTTCGGCCCGGGAGAATGTCCTCTATACACTCAATGATGAACCGGCTCTAGCCGTTTATAAAAAATATTTGGGAAAGTACTCCAAGGATCTCCCTGCCAGTGGGCTTCTCTTCCCTCTGGGAATACGGGAGAGTCTGGACTCCGAAGAGATTAAGGTTCGGACCATCCTCGGTGTTGATGAGAAAGAACAGTCCATTACCTTTGCCGGGGAATTGCCTGAGGGAGGATATGCTAGCTTTATGAAAGCCAATGTGGAACGTCTGATCGATGCAGCCTATGAGGCGGGTGAAGATATTTTGCCCGTTTCGAGGCATAAGGGAGAAGCTTTATTAATTGCTGTAAGTTGTGTCGGGAGGAAGCTTCTTTTGAAACAACGGACTGAAGAGGAGCTCGAGGCGATTATGGAGCTGATGCCGGAAGGGGCGCATCAAATAGGCTTTTATGCCTATGGAGAAATTTCTACCAACGAGTCGGGGCGCTGTGATTTGCACAATCAAACTATGACGTTATCATTGATTATGGAAGAGTAA